The Pieris brassicae chromosome 7, ilPieBrab1.1, whole genome shotgun sequence genome includes the window GTATTCATACTGTTTTACTAAAAATTGATTATTGTGCGATATcttgatttaatttactaaaaaacttaacagcacatttaacaatatttattttaataaattaactcaaatttaattcaaaatatgaataaagatattaagtTAGTCCATTACGACACaaagcaaaaaaatctaattatgcctatatatcttaattttacaaaataatacttgCAACACTTggtatgataaaaaaaatccgtcTGAAAGACTTGTATCTCTTGTCATGCAattgtgtaattaataaaaacatgtcaattgtcattattttctgtcaatgatttttatcaattgaattacctatttaataaaaaaaaacatttcattaaatttatatatttatcaagcAACAACCTTACAATTATACTGTCCATGTTCTAAAAGTGGATCTGCGAAGTGCAAACTTCAAACCTGTTAACATTGTTGTCAttcaaataacaaaacaatcaaAGAAAGATATCCAAATCGTCGGATCAAGAAAACAACTATTCGGGTATGTcctaaattaatgttatattacctATAATACGTTTAcgttaaagatattttgttaATCGCGCGTGTAACCTCAGCTCAAGTGATGTGATATTTATTTGGTTGGTAAGTTAAGatcatattacatttatttagtcGGCGTCTTATTTATCATCGCTGTACTTGATTTCTAGGATGGAAGCTATGGACATCCAGGCAGTTGAGTCTAAACTAAGCGATGTTACTGTAACAGCTATACCTATGAATGGGAAAAGCAGCCATAAGGATTTAAGTCACGGGGGGAGTAGCCACGCGACTATATCTACTGTTCCTGCGTCGTCCCCGTCGTCAAATGGTAAAGATAAGGACAACAGTATGTCAAAGTATGCTCAATTACTAGCCGTGATTGAAGAAATGGGTAAAGAAGTAAGACCAAGTTACTCTGGTAGTCGTAGCTCCGCAGAACGGTTAAAAAGAGGTATTGTGCATGCTAGGATTCTGGTTAGAGAATGCCTCATTGAGACAGAGCGATCAGCAAGACAGTAGTCATTATTTGACATACCTCAGTCAATTTTACATACCTCAATTAGTTGGATAATGTCAGGTTTTTCGGTTTAAATGTGTGgaacaataatattgtttcaaGTATAGCAAAAACATTATGGGTTCAATATGATTTTAAGATAAATGTTagcttaaatttaacttaatgttCAGGGTACTTAGAAATTAAAGTATaagtttatatgaatattatgagtaaatacataaatgtgCATTGTTggtgatataaaaaaactgtgcTTACTCaggcaaatttattttatgtcaactctttaacaaatataaatccttttttaatttccaagtttgtaattattatagtgACACAATCTAGAGGAGTTTGTATCTAAAAATGTCCACCAACAATGTGCAATATTCCATTTTTGTAaagctaaattaaatttatggcATATACAATGGACAAACAgacattatgttttaaaatgggAATGATATggtatacttaaaaaattctataaatatttacttattgtaAATTAGATAAGATTTGGCagttgagaaaaaaaaattggcttaCATGGATGAGATTTCTATGAATAATCACTAAAGTTGTTATCccttatttgtaaaaaataaatgacactTGCACCATTTTAACtacaaacaacaacaaaagaAAAGATTGTACATAATCTTTTCTCTTTGAACAgtgaacaaaattttatagagACGAGATACTACTTAATCAAAAtagtgtaattaataatttagtttttataagtaaggGGCTTATATCTGAGTGCCATGAAAAGTTGTAACCATATGAGagtattttatcaatagtAAACAATTCTATGGTGGAATTTTGTGAATCCCTTAATTCACTGACATATTATTATCaagtgttaattaaatgtccaTAGGGCTGTGattgaaacatttattgtGAAAATCTACCtcagacaaaaatataaatacattttagtggttgatattaattaagaatttaatgtTCTCGAAAATTACAGTACAATGATATTTAGTGGCTGTTAGTATTGTTATGTATGTCATAACAAGATTTCAAACCTCAGCTTAGAATTAGTTTGTAAGAAATGTGCTCATtcatttgataatttttatttttaaatagaactaAGTTGTACATAATTTAGTTTGTATTCAGGTATCAAAAAGCATTTAGCTACAACTAACATACTTTTCTGTTGGATAAAATGTTGATACgtaaattgataatattttaaaaataataatggcaTCCTGATGTCTGCTTTTCTTGGACTTTTTAAGAACTGTTAATTATCTAAGATTTGTAATAACACAGAGATGCCActtcatgattatttattgtagCACTAGTCGTAAAATACCACAGATAATCACAAAATAAAGGTCCAACTGCCGTTGAAGTATACTTGATAGATATAAGTAGTGATAAGAAGATATATGAAgtaattatgtttaagttACCATTAATTAAGTACTTACCTAAAAGTAATGATTTGTGCAGTCcactttgatatttttatattgtattttttcatatattcttTTAACTATGGCAATGTTACGCATAAAACAGGACCCTATATTCAAATTGAGAAATTTACAAAGAACTAGTAGTAGAAGTAACAGCTTAATAGTTGTAGTCATGTAAAAACAGGTTATCCTATGagtttaatattctattatataatgattaaattaataaagagtTTAATTGTTACACTTATCTGTAAAAAGATGCTGTCAATATGTTTGATTTTTAGTGATTTGAATTAAGAACACTTGTAGTTTAAACATGGAATTATGCTTTTAGTGATAATGTggttatcattaaaataaaagatattgaAAGCAGTGGATcaaatttttttacactttattGCTGCTATGTCATTTTCTCAATTTCAATGTTGGAAATTATTTCACTGTAATGTAAAAGTTCtctaaaaaatgtaattagcAAGAGATGAACCATAAAATAGTACAAATGTTAGCGATTTAATTTGGTCTGAGAAAGACGATATAGATATATTGATATGTTTCAAATATAAGAATTAGTGTATACtgtatttattcatgtatggacttatttttattataaataaataaataaattaagtagttttatttcagattctattcttaaaatatgttacaatTACTGTTTCGTTGACTATTCTTACATTTTGTAGTATGTGTACAAGTACAAGTGATTCTCTGCAGTTTCATCCTCATTAATTTGGTCATTGTATATCTAACATACTAGTATTGgaagtttttaaatgatttactTTGTTTGCAATTATATAGAGTATGCACtttctgtatattatgtaattgtaCTCTATGTTtcctattaaatatacattacgtGTTAGACACTTGTGTATATCTGTTTCACTAATACCTTATTAGATGGTAGTATACTTCATATGCTTGTCTACTGGACTTGTAAGCTTGATTGAAGGGTCAAACctctaaaacaaaaaattaatctaggataaaatattttaggccACAATGTCATCTTGGAAAACTCTACACAAGTGGTGCACAAGTTATAGCGCAGATTCCGTAGAGTGGTGTCCTGTGGAGCCCTACACGGACATACTTGTGTGTGGGACCTACCAACTCGATAAAACCGATGAAGGTAAGATTTAACTTTTGTTGTTGGTTCTTCTGTTTTTTgtgttaaagttatatttttcttttcgcgtatatattttaaccagTACGGTGAGAGGACCGTCACCTTAGCACATACCTAGGTATCGTTGATGGTATTATCATTACAgtgaagttattttattattctataacaAAATTTGAGAACGATGGAAGCATTTGGTTAATGTgtattgtatgtttaaatttttagatgGGTCTACTAAAAAGCAGAAAAGACTaggaagaatttatttattcaaagtcAGCGATGAAATGGATGAGATATGTCCAATACAAAGTATAGATACATCAGGGATTTTAGACCAAAAATGGAGCTATAATTGCATTGATGGTTATCCAGTCCTTGGTACTGTGACATCGGAGGGTAGTTTACATCTGTATCGATTggtcaatttaaaattagaacgtTGGCTCGAAGCTGTGATTGGTGAAAATGTTCTGGCGCTCTCACTTGATTGGTCGACGAATAAATATCATGGAAATGCAAGTATTATTGTTAGCGACTCGGCGGGAACTGTAACATTGTGGAAGGTAGATGATACTTTAGACAAAGTTGGTGAGTGGCAAGCTCATGGATATGAAGCTTGGATTGCTGCATTTAATTATTGGAATTCGGATGTGTTTTATACAGGTAAGGAAAATAGAATGTTCTAACATTGTAAGTAAATGCTGACTGTctcattactttttattaattaggttaatatttcattaataattcaagttaatttacttttattaaacaagAAAACGTATGTTAAGCCTCTTCCAGCCAGTCATGCAGGCGTTTTAAAGACGAGAAAAATAGATTTggtaaatattctatatttgcacactaatttatacttacttaacaatttttgaaaaaaaaaaatgcccACCGACGGAACCTAGCCCCGCGCTTTGTTGTTTCCCACTTTCACCAATTAACGCCCGAGAGAACGCCgacattttatattgttgtaCTACAGACCGAGCGGTTTCTTTGATTGGATAGCGCCTtagaagttatatatatattgtaattattaaatacaataagtatatataaactataacgATATAAACTAACCATAGatagaaatattaatgataacaattttagaaaccctaacctaacctaacctaactcaGTTTCTACAGACGCCCATTTGGTCCATTGTGCTTTTAGACTCGATTAAGCCAGCTTAGCTCCTCCCAGAAGGTCAGAACTTGggcacttcgcaggcttcacaAAGCGACCTCAATGCTCTGAGGTTTTCTGGCTGTAGGGAAGATACACCCACgaattccaggactacgtgggtgactgattcctatGCGCTGAAACATCCTCTGCACAAGGGACTGTCTGTCGCGCCAATACGTGATCTTTAAGGAGACAGTGACGTAATCCCTATCATTATTTTGAGATTAATTCTGTTGAGGCTTATAATTCGGTTTGTCTCTACGGGATACGGCTGGCAGTCCTCTTTTGGACTGTCTAAAATCCATGTTGTGCGACCAACGGTGATTTTGGGGTTCTGTGGATCTTTGGCGATTTCAGGGTCGCACTAGCGAGAACGTTTCAGCCGGCATCATTGCGGAATTTCTTTTTGCAAGCTCGTCCTttttgatgtgaaacatcTATAGCCGCACGTAAAACCGATTTCTGGCGTGGCGACGCGTGGCGACGCGTCGCCACACCGTACACACTACTGCATatagactgtatatatatataccatcgTATATATATCGTATATATTGTAACagttaacaaacaaatttattgtgaaacattcattattgatacttataatttacaattttagtaatatattgaaataactagCTAAGATTCTTGAGTTTACTAATATATTGAagccaattaaaatttactaatgttatgtccaatacttttgtaacatacttcaGTTACCATCGACCAATTGTCACAGTAATACCGTCCTCAGAGGCAACATCGAATATAACTATTACCGCAGTCACTGATtaaattcgtaaatttttgtatttaatgaaaataaatgtttattcaataaatagtcatcgatatctggaaaaaaatcgtaatattttattttatcattatgacatatttagttcctatcacaatatgttcttttctgcatattacttttacaaaataatgtcgatgtttcacatctgccaggcgtcccgtgacggctcacatttttttaaaaactaattgtatattattttatttatgctcaTTTCTGATATACCACATAAGGAATGCGTGATATAGTTAACAAAATTACTAATTTTCATTTggattttaaagtataaaatagaTTGACATGTCTGTGAATATACTTTCGAAAAACGTGATGggagaatttaattttaaattcaaaataaataatacgttaAAAATTGGATCCAACATAAAGCAACATATTGTATATTCTCTTTCTATCTTATTTGATTTCCAGaaagaaaactttaaatacaataagcAGTagtgtgtatatattttttgtattaaatattaaactgacGTGACGGACGTGACAGACAtataaacgttttaaatacaacaattttaatcttaaaaatcATCGaatcattcatttatttatttatagcccATGCATGGccaaattttaaactaaaagtaacataaaactaaaataaaataaaattaaactatttacaaaataatcatCAAATAAGTtcacgtttgtgtcccgcgctgttgTGCAGCCCAATTTATGCTCAGGAAGTTTGTGTATTTGTCCCGGTATCTGTGCATATATATAGTCACATATAGTTATATGTGTAGTCCAGCCATaaattctgttacaaatgaaaatgcattttttaaaatgaagtaatgtaaaattattagaatTCTGCTTCAAGAGACTTATTTGtcgccgtgtcgtttagagcaggccatgtccttTAAAACTGACCACAATTTGAAGTGTAAAGGGTTGAGttctgggctagatgagggccagtcttcagctcttataaaatccggaacgttggtttcaactTGGCTTTGGTAGTTCGTGTTCGTGACCCGTCGTGCAGTCTTGctggatatttttaaaagtgtattgctgagaagtttcacaacatgatccaagactgtatgTTGATACACTTaagctgaagttttcactcctttttcacaaaaatgtagttttgtgactcgTGTCTTATACACGCTCCACCAAACCATAACTGACGCACtatgatgaccacgttgtacctaCCGACCACTtaagcagcttctttagaactgtgagcgtacatTTTATCAcattgcttattgtagtgctTTTCAATCGTGACAATTTTTTCATAGGTAAAGAGGATATGTGCTTTAATCTGTGTATCGCGACAGTAGGCGGTTTGATcgatccactctctttaactgtaaatatttgtttaaagcatgtcctgtatatcgacgaCGCTTTATAATATTCGATAGAGTCCTAACAgtatcttcatttctcgctataagatatttttgcttcctaatggggtttcgacgaattctggctttaactgCATTTGTAGTAGATAGTAACAGCACGCGGCCGCCCCGATCTGGTCTTCGATATACGAAGTGttattgtatctgttgatagtactaTATACgaatcactgcaatcctattctttaacaccccattctatattgtaatttaataatgaacacaaaaaaatgtgtgaaaTCGCGCGGAAtcgaaaaaagtttttaaaataatatgtgttccaaattcaaaataattaaaataaaaaaaagtttttatgtaacattatttatggccagattagttatatattgataaattattatatatttcttatgtcAGGTGGCGATGACTGCGTGTTAAAATGTTTCGATCGTAAATCTCCAGACGCAGTATTGACAAACCGAAGCCACGAAGCTGGAGTTACAGCTATTCGGAGCCATGTTGACGTTGAACATCAATTACTTACGGGGAGGTAACTTACTGCCAACTTGGTTAAGTGTTTAGCGTGACCGCGGATCACGAGCTTTAATCCCGAGCGGGAAGAGCCCTTCGGCTTACCTAAGTCGCAGAAGTCTACTTGGGTCGTATCAGTGTAAGATTACAAAATTGGCCAATGACAATGGGGATTCGTAGTAGAATTCCTTCAAAATCGGTTCAGCGGTTGTATATAAATGATGTGAAGACGTATCTTCTAATCGTATGTCAATTATAAACTTTGAATTCTGGCGATGCATaaagtgtaaaat containing:
- the LOC123712616 gene encoding diphthine methyltransferase isoform X2, producing MEAMDIQAVESKLSDVTVTAIPMNGKSSHKDLSHGGSSHATISTVPASSPSSNGKDKDNSMSNTNATMSSWKTLHKWCTSYSADSVEWCPVEPYTDILVCGTYQLDKTDEDGSTKKQKRLGRIYLFKVSDEMDEICPIQSIDTSGILDQKWSYNCIDGYPVLGTVTSEGSLHLYRLVNLKLERWLEAVIGENVLALSLDWSTNKYHGNASIIVSDSAGTVTLWKVDDTLDKVGEWQAHGYEAWIAAFNYWNSDVFYTGGDDCVLKCFDRKSPDAVLTNRSHEAGVTAIRSHVDVEHQLLTGSYDEKVRLWDARQMKRCLTETNVGGGVWRLKWHPNRKGVILAACMYGGFRLLRAEETIDILYEYLEHESIAYGADWKFENKELSMVATCSFYDCNLLIGKINIDNTKIL
- the LOC123712616 gene encoding diphthine methyltransferase isoform X1, whose product is MSSWKTLHKWCTSYSADSVEWCPVEPYTDILVCGTYQLDKTDEDGSTKKQKRLGRIYLFKVSDEMDEICPIQSIDTSGILDQKWSYNCIDGYPVLGTVTSEGSLHLYRLVNLKLERWLEAVIGENVLALSLDWSTNKYHGNASIIVSDSAGTVTLWKVDDTLDKVGEWQAHGYEAWIAAFNYWNSDVFYTGGDDCVLKCFDRKSPDAVLTNRSHEAGVTAIRSHVDVEHQLLTGSYDEKVRLWDARQMKRCLTETNVGGGVWRLKWHPNRKGVILAACMYGGFRLLRAEETIDILYEYLEHESIAYGADWKFENKELSMVATCSFYDCNLLIGKINIDNTKIL